The stretch of DNA CTCCTCCGGtacgttttaaatttaaaaattacctaTTACGTTATTTATTGacaaacaattatttatttaatttttacataatttatttagcGTCCGCCTGTACCACCAGGTCCTGTGGTACGTACTTTTGCTAAAACCAGAGTTCCTTTTATTGTAAACGTATTACTTTCAGAGACCTGGTCCAGAGGGACCTATTCCTACACGTCCCCCTGTTGTTGTAAGAATTTCTGAAAATCCTACaattgttatttgttttttaatttttacttcgTTTAATTAGCGTCCCCCTGTACCACCAAGACCTGAGGTACGTACTTTTGTCAAAACCAGATTTCCTTTTATAGTAAACATATTACTTTCAGAAACCTGGTCCAGTGGGAACTATTCCTACACGTCCTCCTGTTGTTGTAAGAATTTCAGAAAATCCTAcacttttcatttgttttttaatttttacctaaTCCAATTAGCGTCCCCCTGTACCACCTGAACCTGGGGTACGTACTTTTGTCAAAACCAGAAATCCTTTTATAGTAAACATATTACTTTCAGAAACCTGGTCCAGAGGGAACTATTCCTACACGTCCCCCTGTTGTTGtaagaattttagaaaatcctccaatttttatttgttatttaatttttacctaATTCAAATAGCGTCCCCCTGTACCACCGGAACCTGTGGTACGTACTTTTGTCAAAACCAGAGTTCCTTTTATAGTAAACATATTACTTTCAGAAACCTGGTCCAGAGGGAACTATTCCTACACGTCCCCCTGTTGTTGTAAGAATTTCAGAAAatcctacaatttttatttgttatttaatttttacctaATTCAAATAGAGTCCCCCTGTACCACCAGAACCTGTGGTACGTACTTTTGTCAAAACCAGATTTCCTTTTATAGTAAACATATTATTTTCAGAAACCTGGTCCAGAGGGAACTATTCCTACACGTCCTCCTGTTGTTGTAAGAATTTCAGAAAATcctcacatttttatttgatttttaatttttacctaaTTTTATTAGCGTCCCCCTGTACCACCAGAACCTGAGGTACGTACTTTTGTCAAAACCAGAGTTGCTTTTATAGTAAACATATTACTTTCAGAAACCTGGTCCAGAGGGAACTATTCCTACACGTCCCCCTGTTGTTGTAAGAATTTCTGAAAatcctacaatttttatttgtttttttaatttttacttaatttaattagcgTCCGCCTGTACCACCAGGTCCTGTGGTGCGTACTTTTGTCAAAACCAGAGTTCCTTTTATAGTAAAGATATTACTTTCAGGAGCCTGGTCCAGAGGGAACTATTCCTACACGTCCCCCTGTTGTTGTAAGAATTTCTGAAAatcctacaatttttatttgttatttaatttttacctaATTTAATTAGCGTCCGCCTGTACCACCAGGTCCTGTGGTACGTACTTTTGTCAAACCTAGAGTTTTTTtatagtataaatattaatttcagcCACCTGTCAGACCTTCTGTCGGGATCACTATTCCTACACTTCCCCCGTTTAAGGTAAGAATTTCAGTTAATCcgtaaaaatgtgttattaaatttgttttttatttaattaggttGGGACTTTACCACCAATTCCTCCGGTacgtatttttatataaatttaatatttgcctATTATTCCCGGTGTAAGAACTACGTAATTTACTGACAAtcatattatataatttttattaaatttaattaggttGGGACTTTACCACCAATTCCTCCGTAATTTACTGCCAAtcatattatataatttttatttaatttaatttatatagatatattttcCACACTTCCCCCTAAATcgtaatattaaatttgattttatttaattatttaatttaccaaCCATTCCCATTGTAcgtattgtatttaaaattgcaaagcTCACATAATAACATATACTTTCCGATTCAGATTCCTGGAATAAATCTGACAATTCCAAGACCTCCGCTAATTCCggtaaaataacaaattttctcgaagaaatattattaaaattgtatttaattttattaggtGATACCTGAAGTAGGTATAGATAGTATTCCTGGATTAAATCTGACAATTCCAAAACCTCCGCCAATTCCGGTAAAATAACAACATTTCTcgaagaaatattattaaaattatatttaattttattaggtGATACCTGAAGTAGACGGTATAGGTATAGGTGGTATTCCTGGATTAAATCTGACAATTCCAAAACCTCCGCCAATTCCggtaaaataacaaaaattcctcaagaaatattattaaagttgtatttaatttttttaggtgATACCTGAAGTAGATGGTATAGGTATAGGTGGTATTCCTGGATTAAATCTGACAATTCCAAAACCTCCGCCACTTCcggtaaaaataacaaattttctcgaagaaatattattatacccttgcagagggtattatgatttcagtcagaagtttgcaacgcagtgaaggagacgtttccgaccccataaagtatatatattctagacgagtcgatctagccatgtccgtctgtccgtctgtccgtccgtctgtccgtccgtttctacgcaaactagtctcttagttttcaagctatcgggataaaactttcccaaaagtcttctttctattgcaggtagtatataagtcggaacgagccggatcggacaactatatcatatagctcccataggaataatcagggaacaaaattttaaaaaaattatatcttgagTGTTTTTAAACCTATAacctcctacttttggaaatgtcattttttatctaattctgaatttcgagtaaaattttttcaaaatcggacgactatatcatatagctgccataggaacgatcgaaaaattaatgggaatataataggaaataaattattgcttcgttggtttttattgtattctcttctactctaggacataactcttttcaaatattttctaatttcgattttaattttatcatttattaaatcgaactactatatcatatagctgccattgaaacgaacgcaaaattaatgagaaataataggaaaattaacatttttgccatttgtaaattaataggaattatctgcaagggtatataagcttcggctggccgaagctagcttcctttcttgttaaaattgtatttaattttattaggtGATACCTGAAGTAGATGGTATAGGTATAGGTGGTATTCCTGGATTAAATCTGACAATTCCGAAACCTCCGACACTTCCggtaaatataacaaattatctcgaagaaatattattaaaaatgtatttaatttttttaggggaTACCTAACATAGGTATAGGTGGTACAGGTGGTATTCCTGGAATTCCTGGTCTTCCTGGAATTCCTGGACTTCCTGGAATTCCCGATCTTCCTGGAATTCCTGAACTTCCTGACGTTTCTGGCTTAATCAATCCACGGCCACCTCCTATTCCCCCTATTGGGGTAAGAATTTCATAGTTTTCTCAAAcatgtatatattatattttcatttaatttaattaggaGATACGTCCACCAAAAAATCCTAAGGTAcgtattgtttttaaaaatgtttcaattgttctttaatagtaaaattatgaatttcagTTGCCTCGCATAATTGATCCCAAGATCCCAGTGCCGAAGGACCCGGAAATGCCTAAAATGATTAGGCCTGAAGACCTTTATCCCAAAGAAATGTATCTGGGGAATCTTTTTCCAAGTGGCCTTCTTACCTAAATCCATTTTTGTGATACCCTAAAAATGGagttattttgtatataaccAAAAACGGATTAAGTTGGCattgggaaaataaataaatattgttcaaCAATTTTGGTTGAACACTTGCCACATCCCTCGGTAATAATCATCGTGTCTTTTTTGATGTGGTCGGGTCATGcaaattcatattttaattttattcaaattatacGCTGATTATGCTGTCAGCATCACTGGAGGTTCCGCACATTTTATTATGTATCTACATGGACATGTACAATAAAATCCCATTCCGTTCTCGTTTTTCGCCGGCCgcctttgttgttgtcgctgtgGTTGTTGCTTAatcatttcaaattttatatgGTAATTGTTGTTCGCCTGCCTTTGGCATGCAAATGTTTGCCCGATTGCATGTTGACCATTTGTTGTTTGCAAAACAGTTGCCATTGTGATTGGTATGTCCTCCTACCACAGTTTCCAAAAGCCCCCCGATTTGCCCGATTGCCACAAGTCCATTGAATTGATTGCTTTCGGTTTATAATGTGTTTGGCAGGCGATTTTGGGATAATAATTGCAACTTGCGTAAATGCTACCAAAGTttccatttatatatttatctagattaaaaaaaaagaaaaaaggattgttttaaaatgtgaaaGCTATATAATCTATAGATTATACGAtgaataataatgaaatacCCTTATTATTCATCTAAACCAAACATCTAGTCCCTGCATAAAGTATAATAGCCATCAATTATCTCCGATGGCGATTAACATCCTTTAAACGTTTTCCACAAATTCCAAGTGATTATAATTAGTTAATTTTGCAACTTACTATAATTGAACTATTTATTATAGCATATTAACAAATTAACTTCAAGAGCTGGCACACGAAAATCCATCAGAACCTAATTTAATTCTCATTCATTATTGATTGCAATCGAAAACAAGGGGTAACGACGAAAGGAAGGCACTGCACCAAAACCGAAGGTTCACCAGAAAGTGGGTCTGAATTTCTGCAATAGAGACTGAAATTCAATTCCATTATTAATAGAAACTTAAATTAAGGCCCATACCCGGGCCGTCATTATCAGGACATGGCAGCAGCGGCAGGGACAACAGGCAACAGGAATATATGGCTATATAGCAGCAGGTCCTGCCACATCCGACAAATGCAATGCGGGAAGCGACGACAACAACATCGAATTGTACAACATTTCGCAGCGGCATAGTCAAAATATCTAACGTACAACAGCTGGAAGACAAAGCAAAGGCGACCAAATCAACGGCAACGGATGCGAGAATGTTTATGCCCATTATGAACAAGCGTcggttgtgtgtgtgcactgggagaaaaaatGGGATTCAAATTGAagtgaatattataaaaagtagTCATGTTTGATCTTTTATTTTAGTCTTATTAGATGTTCAGAccactttttaataaaatacttaATCAGTCTACTcagtttttctattaaaatagGGTATTGCATGAACTCATATTTAAAGATcttaatatccatatttttgttttttacaagaAACAAATGggagatttaaaatatttaagctcCTTGATATTTTCGTTTATCAACAATATCGTTTTATGATATACTATTATTTAGAAAAGGCCTAAAAATCGTTGTAAAGTAtgcactaaaaaataaaataaaaaatgtaaaatacttttttaaactaaaaaaagtaTACCTACTATAAAATActtctttaaaccaaaaaaaaactgtttcaatttcaatcaatATCATATgttatacttaaaaaaaataccttaagtGTCGTTGTtttatcttattattttaatagttagcAATTAAGTAGGCCAGATTTCTCTTTGTGCACCAAGAGACATGGGTGCATGTGGGTGGGATTGAAAAGGGGTGCCAGGCATTCACATACCCATCACATAAACGTTTTGTGCATTGCAAATCTGTTTGCCGCAGGATCCGACCCAGTTGAAATCCTTCCAAATTATGCACGAAAATTATGTGTGCGAAAGCGAAAATTCCCGCAGACAAACTGGCATTGCGAATATTGCGCATACGACATGTGTTTGGCATAATAAAATGGGGCACATGCCGAGATATCGAAGGAACGTCGACCGGGATGTGCATTGTCATTAGCCCAATTCGGCGGATAGCTTTAAGTGCACGATGCCCCACTGCCTGATTCAATTCATCGCAATCATTTATCAAAtgagtttttcataaaaaaatgtcacgCAATGGCAATGCAATTTCTGCTGCTTCTGGGAATCCTGCGAAATAAATGATGCCAGCTTGCATTCCCAGTTTTAGTGTCATAAGTAAATCCCAGCGGGATGGAAAAATGACTAAGAACTGACAGGAGGGGTTGGCAAAGTTAAAGTTGCCATGGCATAGACTGCTCGCTGGCATTATTACAATGTTGCATAAGACAGGAGGAGAGAAATGCGATTCTGTGCGTGTGTCCTGCAGCCAATAAGTTGCCAGCAGCCGTCGCCATTGCAGCAAATATCCCTTCTGGCTGCCTGAcatttatgtatgtatgtgcgaGCATGTGCAGTAGCAGTAACAACTTAaagcttttaataaaaatgtcaagCGCATTGAAGTGCATTGAGCGAcgaggaagaagaggaagaaaaAGCAGCAGCCAAGGCAGCCAAATGTGCACGTCACAGCGTTTCAAAAAGGTCAAAAGGAGCGAAATAGTTGCAGATCTATAGATTTGCTTTTTATAAGCTAATAAAGAAAAGGTTAAGGAAAAGGTAATAAGTATCTACTAATCGTTTCAGTTTCTAGTAAAAGTaatcattgaaaatattaatggCTTTATGTCGTTTTATGTTTCGCATTATATTTCATAACAACTTTTGATTGACTTAAGAGAAACAATGgctgaaatatttaagaactTGTCTGTATTTTCTAACTGTAACTAAGGTCAAAAGTGAATAAGgaaatgaattaaattttaacagaaattaaaattgtaatggtaacatttaaatttaaaagttctaagggccgttttctcgtccgcctgtaAGTTTAAAGTACGGTTAAAACTTTGATTTCCaatacgatttcaaggttttaaccctactttaaatttaacaagcggacgagaaaacggccctaaatgttataaaattatttctgaATGTATCTTTATCCCT from Drosophila takahashii strain IR98-3 E-12201 chromosome 2R, DtakHiC1v2, whole genome shotgun sequence encodes:
- the LOC108056961 gene encoding formin-2 isoform X36 produces the protein MWLAWIVAISLLWECSATLYMPKFLCVPPYVAVDDSCILTTTSKPVILPCSGNGSNKTLVPEKGGGNPSSFTTESPGNFNGKTTTEPEVPLIIPLIPEDKEEKNVETERPGHYTNTPEKLVTPIPENSSKGPIINGPGGVTGKPPVIPSEPDRINQTKPTQPTIGPLPFPWLDPERYPYIYPPGFWPYIYPYPGPYPPGVPPPPYKGPYPWVYPGPYPPLPYQGPCPPGVWPLPIPTLLPPLPSPLPTVPPIYTRPPLSTPSGVRPLTTIPPPTDKPGREITITTIPPPVVGPSPTPPRPPVPPGPVRPGPEGPIPTRPPVVRPPVPPRPEKPGPVGTIPTRPPVVRPPVPPEPVKPGPEGTIPTRPPVVSPPVPPEPVKPGPEGTIPTRPPVVRPPVPPGPVEPGPEGTIPTRPPVVRPPVPPGPVPPVRPSVGITIPTLPPFKVGTLPPIPPIPGINLTIPRPPLIPVIPEVGIDSIPGLNLTIPKPPPIPVIPEVDGIGIGGIPGLNLTIPKPPPIPVIPEVDGIGIGGIPGLNLTIPKPPPLPVIPEVDGIGIGGIPGLNLTIPKPPTLPGIPNIGIGGTGGIPGIPGLPGIPGLPGIPDLPGIPELPDVSGLINPRPPPIPPIGEIRPPKNPKLPRIIDPKIPVPKDPEMPKMIRPEDLYPKEMYLGNLFPSGLLT
- the LOC108056961 gene encoding formin-2 isoform X35, with the protein product MWLAWIVAISLLWECSATLYMPKFLCVPPYVAVDDSCILTTTSKPVILPCSGNGSNKTLVPEKGGGNPSSFTTESPGNFNGKTTTEPEVPLIIPLIPEDKEEKNVETERPGHYTNTPEKLVTPIPENSSKGPIINGPGGVTGKPPVIPSEPDRINQTKPTQPTIGPLPFPWLDPERYPYIYPPGFWPYIYPYPGPYPPGVPPPPYKGPYPWVYPGPYPPLPYQGPCPPGVWPLPIPTLLPPLPSPLPTVPPIYTRPPLSTPSGVRPLTTIPPPTDKPGREITITTIPPPVVGPSPTPPRPPVPPGPVRPGPEGPIPTRPPVVRPPVPPRPEKPGPVGTIPTRPPVVRPPVPPEPGKPGPEGTIPTRPPVVSPPVPPEPVKPGPEGTIPTRPPVVRPPVPPGPVEPGPEGTIPTRPPVVRPPVPPGPVPPVRPSVGITIPTLPPFKVGTLPPIPPIPGINLTIPRPPLIPVIPEVGIDSIPGLNLTIPKPPPIPVIPEVDGIGIGGIPGLNLTIPKPPPIPVIPEVDGIGIGGIPGLNLTIPKPPPLPVIPEVDGIGIGGIPGLNLTIPKPPTLPGIPNIGIGGTGGIPGIPGLPGIPGLPGIPDLPGIPELPDVSGLINPRPPPIPPIGEIRPPKNPKLPRIIDPKIPVPKDPEMPKMIRPEDLYPKEMYLGNLFPSGLLT
- the LOC108056961 gene encoding formin-2 isoform X47 codes for the protein MWLAWIVAISLLWECSATLYMPKFLCVPPYVAVDDSCILTTTSKPVILPCSGNGSNKTLVPEKGGGNPSSFTTESPGNFNGKTTTEPEVPLIIPLIPEDKEEKNVETERPGHYTNTPEKLVTPIPENSSKGPIINGPGGVTGKPPVIPSEPDRINQTKPTQPTIGPLPFPWLDPERYPYIYPPGFWPYIYPYPGPYPPGVPPPPYKGPYPWVYPGPYPPLPYQGPCPPGVWPLPIPTLLPPLPSPLPTVPPIYTRPPLSTPSGVRPLTTIPPPTDKPGREITITTIPPPVVGPSPTPPRPPVPPGPVRPGPEGPIPTRPPVVRPPVPPRPEKPGPVGTIPTRPPVVRPPVPPEPGKPGPEGTIPTRPPVVRPPVPPEPVKPGPEGTIPTRPPVVSPPVPPEPVKPGPEGTIPTRPPVVRPPVPPGPVPPVRPSVGITIPTLPPFKVGTLPPIPPIPGINLTIPRPPLIPVIPEVGIDSIPGLNLTIPKPPPIPVIPEVDGIGIGGIPGLNLTIPKPPPIPVIPEVDGIGIGGIPGLNLTIPKPPPLPVIPEVDGIGIGGIPGLNLTIPKPPTLPGIPNIGIGGTGGIPGIPGLPGIPGLPGIPDLPGIPELPDVSGLINPRPPPIPPIGEIRPPKNPKLPRIIDPKIPVPKDPEMPKMIRPEDLYPKEMYLGNLFPSGLLT
- the LOC108056961 gene encoding uncharacterized protein isoform X1 gives rise to the protein MWLAWIVAISLLWECSATLYMPKFLCVPPYVAVDDSCILTTTSKPVILPCSGNGSNKTLVPEKGGGNPSSFTTESPGNFNGKTTTEPEVPLIIPLIPEDKEEKNVETERPGHYTNTPEKLVTPIPENSSKGPIINGPGGVTGKPPVIPSEPDRINQTKPTQPTIGPLPFPWLDPERYPYIYPPGFWPYIYPYPGPYPPGVPPPPYKGPYPWVYPGPYPPLPYQGPCPPGVWPLPIPTLLPPLPSPLPTVPPIYTRPPLSTPSGVRPLTTIPPPTDKPGREITITTIPPPVVGPSPTPPRPPVPPGPVRPGPEGPIPTRPPVVRPPVPPRPEKPGPVGTIPTRPPVVRPPVPPEPGKPGPEGTIPTRPPVVRPPVPPEPVKPGPEGTIPTRPPVVSPPVPPEPVKPGPEGTIPTRPPVVRPPVPPEPEKPGPEGTIPTRPPVVRPPVPPGPVEPGPEGTIPTRPPVVRPPVPPGPVPPVRPSVGITIPTLPPFKVGTLPPIPPIPGINLTIPRPPLIPVIPEVGIDSIPGLNLTIPKPPPIPVIPEVDGIGIGGIPGLNLTIPKPPPIPVIPEVDGIGIGGIPGLNLTIPKPPPLPVIPEVDGIGIGGIPGLNLTIPKPPTLPGIPNIGIGGTGGIPGIPGLPGIPGLPGIPDLPGIPELPDVSGLINPRPPPIPPIGEIRPPKNPKLPRIIDPKIPVPKDPEMPKMIRPEDLYPKEMYLGNLFPSGLLT
- the LOC108056961 gene encoding uncharacterized protein isoform X18, with the protein product MWLAWIVAISLLWECSATLYMPKFLCVPPYVAVDDSCILTTTSKPVILPCSGNGSNKTLVPEKGGGNPSSFTTESPGNFNGKTTTEPEVPLIIPLIPEDKEEKNVETERPGHYTNTPEKLVTPIPENSSKGPIINGPGGVTGKPPVIPSEPDRINQTKPTQPTIGPLPFPWLDPERYPYIYPPGFWPYIYPYPGPYPPGVPPPPYKGPYPWVYPGPYPPLPYQGPCPPGVWPLPIPTLLPPLPSPLPTVPPIYTRPPLSTPSGVRPLTTIPPPTDKPGREITITTIPPPVVGPSPTPPRPPVPPGPVRPGPEGPIPTRPPVVRPPVPPRPEKPGPVGTIPTRPPVVRPPVPPEPGKPGPEGTIPTRPPVVRPPVPPEPVKPGPEGTIPTRPPVVSPPVPPEPVKPGPEGTIPTRPPVVRPPVPPEPEKPGPEGTIPTRPPVVRPPVPPGPVEPGPEGTIPTRPPVVRPPVPPGPVPPVRPSVGITIPTLPPFKVGTLPPIPPIPGINLTIPRPPLIPVIPEVGIDSIPGLNLTIPKPPPIPVIPEVDGIGIGGIPGLNLTIPKPPPLPVIPEVDGIGIGGIPGLNLTIPKPPTLPGIPNIGIGGTGGIPGIPGLPGIPGLPGIPDLPGIPELPDVSGLINPRPPPIPPIGEIRPPKNPKLPRIIDPKIPVPKDPEMPKMIRPEDLYPKEMYLGNLFPSGLLT
- the LOC108056961 gene encoding uncharacterized protein isoform X50, translating into MWLAWIVAISLLWECSATLYMPKFLCVPPYVAVDDSCILTTTSKPVILPCSGNGSNKTLVPEKGGGNPSSFTTESPGNFNGKTTTEPEVPLIIPLIPEDKEEKNVETERPGHYTNTPEKLVTPIPENSSKGPIINGPGGVTGKPPVIPSEPDRINQTKPTQPTIGPLPFPWLDPERYPYIYPPGFWPYIYPYPGPYPPGVPPPPYKGPYPWVYPGPYPPLPYQGPCPPGVWPLPIPTLLPPLPSPLPTVPPIYTRPPLSTPSGVRPLTTIPPPTDKPGREITITTIPPPVVGPSPTPPRPPVPPGPVRPGPEGPIPTRPPVVRPPVPPRPEKPGPVGTIPTRPPVVRPPVPPEPGKPGPEGTIPTRPPVVRPPVPPEPVKPGPEGTIPTRPPVVSPPVPPEPVKPGPEGTIPTRPPVVRPPVPPEPEKPGPEGTIPTRPPVVRPPVPPGPVEPGPEGTIPTRPPVVRPPVPPGPVPPVRPSVGITIPTLPPFKVGTLPPIPPIPGINLTIPRPPLIPVIPEVGIDSIPGLNLTIPKPPPIPVIPEVDGIGIGGIPGLNLTIPKPPTLPGIPNIGIGGTGGIPGIPGLPGIPGLPGIPDLPGIPELPDVSGLINPRPPPIPPIGEIRPPKNPKLPRIIDPKIPVPKDPEMPKMIRPEDLYPKEMYLGNLFPSGLLT
- the LOC108056961 gene encoding formin-2 isoform X16, which codes for MWLAWIVAISLLWECSATLYMPKFLCVPPYVAVDDSCILTTTSKPVILPCSGNGSNKTLVPEKGGGNPSSFTTESPGNFNGKTTTEPEVPLIIPLIPEDKEEKNVETERPGHYTNTPEKLVTPIPENSSKGPIINGPGGVTGKPPVIPSEPDRINQTKPTQPTIGPLPFPWLDPERYPYIYPPGFWPYIYPYPGPYPPGVPPPPYKGPYPWVYPGPYPPLPYQGPCPPGVWPLPIPTLLPPLPSPLPTVPPIYTRPPLSTPSGVRPLTTIPPPTDKPGREITITTIPPPVVGPSPTPPRPPVPPGPVRPGPEGPIPTRPPVVRPPVPPRPEKPGPVGTIPTRPPVVRPPVPPEPGKPGPEGTIPTRPPVVRPPVPPEPVKPGPEGTIPTRPPVVSPPVPPEPVKPGPEGTIPTRPPVVRPPVPPGPVEPGPEGTIPTRPPVVRPPVPPGPVPPVRPSVGITIPTLPPFKVGTLPPIPPIPGINLTIPRPPLIPVIPEVGIDSIPGLNLTIPKPPPIPVIPEVDGIGIGGIPGLNLTIPKPPPIPVIPEVDGIGIGGIPGLNLTIPKPPPLPVIPEVDGIGIGGIPGLNLTIPKPPTLPGIPNIGIGGTGGIPGIPGLPGIPGLPGIPDLPGIPELPDVSGLINPRPPPIPPIGEIRPPKNPKLPRIIDPKIPVPKDPEMPKMIRPEDLYPKEMYLGNLFPSGLLT
- the LOC108056961 gene encoding formin-2 isoform X31 — protein: MWLAWIVAISLLWECSATLYMPKFLCVPPYVAVDDSCILTTTSKPVILPCSGNGSNKTLVPEKGGGNPSSFTTESPGNFNGKTTTEPEVPLIIPLIPEDKEEKNVETERPGHYTNTPEKLVTPIPENSSKGPIINGPGGVTGKPPVIPSEPDRINQTKPTQPTIGPLPFPWLDPERYPYIYPPGFWPYIYPYPGPYPPGVPPPPYKGPYPWVYPGPYPPLPYQGPCPPGVWPLPIPTLLPPLPSPLPTVPPIYTRPPLSTPSGVRPLTTIPPPTDKPGREITITTIPPPVVGPSPTPPRPPVPPGPVRPGPEGPIPTRPPVVRPPVPPRPEKPGPVGTIPTRPPVVRPPVPPEPGKPGPEGTIPTRPPVVRPPVPPEPEKPGPEGTIPTRPPVVRPPVPPGPVEPGPEGTIPTRPPVVRPPVPPGPVPPVRPSVGITIPTLPPFKVGTLPPIPPIPGINLTIPRPPLIPVIPEVGIDSIPGLNLTIPKPPPIPVIPEVDGIGIGGIPGLNLTIPKPPPIPVIPEVDGIGIGGIPGLNLTIPKPPPLPVIPEVDGIGIGGIPGLNLTIPKPPTLPGIPNIGIGGTGGIPGIPGLPGIPGLPGIPDLPGIPELPDVSGLINPRPPPIPPIGEIRPPKNPKLPRIIDPKIPVPKDPEMPKMIRPEDLYPKEMYLGNLFPSGLLT
- the LOC108056961 gene encoding formin-2 isoform X40; translation: MWLAWIVAISLLWECSATLYMPKFLCVPPYVAVDDSCILTTTSKPVILPCSGNGSNKTLVPEKGGGNPSSFTTESPGNFNGKTTTEPEVPLIIPLIPEDKEEKNVETERPGHYTNTPEKLVTPIPENSSKGPIINGPGGVTGKPPVIPSEPDRINQTKPTQPTIGPLPFPWLDPERYPYIYPPGFWPYIYPYPGPYPPGVPPPPYKGPYPWVYPGPYPPLPYQGPCPPGVWPLPIPTLLPPLPSPLPTVPPIYTRPPLSTPSGVRPLTTIPPPTDKPGREITITTIPPPVVGPSPTPPRPPVPPGPVRPGPEGPIPTRPPVVRPPVPPRPEKPGPVGTIPTRPPVVRPPVPPEPGKPGPEGTIPTRPPVVRPPVPPEPVKPGPEGTIPTRPPVVSPPVPPEPVKPGPEGTIPTRPPVVRPPVPPGPVPPVRPSVGITIPTLPPFKVGTLPPIPPIPGINLTIPRPPLIPVIPEVGIDSIPGLNLTIPKPPPIPVIPEVDGIGIGGIPGLNLTIPKPPPIPVIPEVDGIGIGGIPGLNLTIPKPPPLPVIPEVDGIGIGGIPGLNLTIPKPPTLPGIPNIGIGGTGGIPGIPGLPGIPGLPGIPDLPGIPELPDVSGLINPRPPPIPPIGEIRPPKNPKLPRIIDPKIPVPKDPEMPKMIRPEDLYPKEMYLGNLFPSGLLT
- the LOC108056961 gene encoding formin-2 isoform X15, translating into MWLAWIVAISLLWECSATLYMPKFLCVPPYVAVDDSCILTTTSKPVILPCSGNGSNKTLVPEKGGGNPSSFTTESPGNFNGKTTTEPEVPLIIPLIPEDKEEKNVETERPGHYTNTPEKLVTPIPENSSKGPIINGPGGVTGKPPVIPSEPDRINQTKPTQPTIGPLPFPWLDPERYPYIYPPGFWPYIYPYPGPYPPGVPPPPYKGPYPWVYPGPYPPLPYQGPCPPGVWPLPIPTLLPPLPSPLPTVPPIYTRPPLSTPSGVRPLTTIPPPTDKPGREITITTIPPPVVGPSPTPPRPPVPPGPVRPGPEGPIPTRPPVVRPPVPPRPEKPGPVGTIPTRPPVVRPPVPPEPGKPGPEGTIPTRPPVVRPPVPPEPVKPGPEGTIPTRPPVVSPPVPPEPVKPGPEGTIPTRPPVVRPPVPPEPEKPGPEGTIPTRPPVVRPPVPPGPVPPVRPSVGITIPTLPPFKVGTLPPIPPIPGINLTIPRPPLIPVIPEVGIDSIPGLNLTIPKPPPIPVIPEVDGIGIGGIPGLNLTIPKPPPIPVIPEVDGIGIGGIPGLNLTIPKPPPLPVIPEVDGIGIGGIPGLNLTIPKPPTLPGIPNIGIGGTGGIPGIPGLPGIPGLPGIPDLPGIPELPDVSGLINPRPPPIPPIGEIRPPKNPKLPRIIDPKIPVPKDPEMPKMIRPEDLYPKEMYLGNLFPSGLLT
- the LOC108056961 gene encoding formin-2 isoform X8; translated protein: MWLAWIVAISLLWECSATLYMPKFLCVPPYVAVDDSCILTTTSKPVILPCSGNGSNKTLVPEKGGGNPSSFTTESPGNFNGKTTTEPEVPLIIPLIPEDKEEKNVETERPGHYTNTPEKLVTPIPENSSKGPIINGPGGVTGKPPVIPSEPDRINQTKPTQPTIGPLPFPWLDPERYPYIYPPGFWPYIYPYPGPYPPGVPPPPYKGPYPWVYPGPYPPLPYQGPCPPGVWPLPIPTLLPPLPSPLPTVPPIYTRPPLSTPSGVRPLTTIPPPTDKPGREITITTIPPPVVGPSPTPPRPPVPPGPVRPGPEGPIPTRPPVVRPPVPPRPEKPGPVGTIPTRPPVVRPPVPPEPVKPGPEGTIPTRPPVVSPPVPPEPVKPGPEGTIPTRPPVVRPPVPPEPEKPGPEGTIPTRPPVVRPPVPPGPVEPGPEGTIPTRPPVVRPPVPPGPVPPVRPSVGITIPTLPPFKVGTLPPIPPIPGINLTIPRPPLIPVIPEVGIDSIPGLNLTIPKPPPIPVIPEVDGIGIGGIPGLNLTIPKPPPIPVIPEVDGIGIGGIPGLNLTIPKPPPLPVIPEVDGIGIGGIPGLNLTIPKPPTLPGIPNIGIGGTGGIPGIPGLPGIPGLPGIPDLPGIPELPDVSGLINPRPPPIPPIGEIRPPKNPKLPRIIDPKIPVPKDPEMPKMIRPEDLYPKEMYLGNLFPSGLLT